GGGCGTCTGGGTCAGCCGACTGAACGACTGCGACTATTGCGTCGAACATCACTTCTCGGGGTTGAAACGGCTGTTGCAGGATGATGCCAAGGCAGATGCTCTAAGGGCCGCGATCGAGATGCGAAATATTTCCGCCGCGCCACTGGACGAAGGCCAAAAGCTGGCAATGGAATATGCCCGCCAGTTGACCCGCGATCCCGGTGGCATGACACAGGACATCGTGCTGCAACTGCGCGCAGCAGGGTATACTGACGGCGAGGTGCTGGAGATCAATCAGGTCAGTGCCTATTTCAACTACGCCAACCGCACCGTGCTGGGGCTGGGGTGCTCGACCAAGGGCGATATTCTGGGCCTGTCGCCGAACAAATCGGATAACCCCGACGACTGGAGCCACACTTAAGGTCCCTTACAGTCCATCTCCCGGCTCTGTCAGAGGCCGGGAGATACGGTTACTCGGCCACGGTCAGAATTTCATCCAGCGGCTTTTTCATCTTGGCAACCTTCGGCACCTTGGCGTCCTTGGTGG
This portion of the Parasedimentitalea marina genome encodes:
- a CDS encoding carboxymuconolactone decarboxylase family protein, with the translated sequence MAWIQTIPYDDADGKLKMLYDRVKGPDNNVDNIMMMHSLRPHSMEGHMAIYKYVLHHTGNTVPKWFLETLGVWVSRLNDCDYCVEHHFSGLKRLLQDDAKADALRAAIEMRNISAAPLDEGQKLAMEYARQLTRDPGGMTQDIVLQLRAAGYTDGEVLEINQVSAYFNYANRTVLGLGCSTKGDILGLSPNKSDNPDDWSHT